One window from the genome of Synechococcus sp. PROS-7-1 encodes:
- a CDS encoding iron ABC transporter permease: protein MALLPVLGLVGEGLQGLRNGNASLGSDGVSQLRGTLVLLVGTGLAGGLLGTVNGWLLANCRFPGRHWLRIAQLLPLASPSYLLAATLVDLGSLHGLRIHGLSWGVAVMALSTYPYVFLLSTESFTICGRRQLEACRCLGVGPWNSFRRIALPLALPAIGAGIALMGMEVVNDYGAVQLLGIPSLSAGILQAWQMDGNPAGAVGLALITLCIVMLLVFGERRLRRRSRRWAEGVAGGESPAWPLEGLRAVLAQVLGGIPPLLSLGIPLVWACHNLGQLAAGWQPELLLLTARSLSLGLAAAVLTGLAALLLAIAKRWSRSRWLGSVTFLAGMGYAIPGAVLALALLLLGGPWQLSPILLLLWGYSDRFLAVGKGGLDAALERLSPNLDEAATGLGLRWPAVLRRVHLPLLRGPLLVGSLLVFVDTVKELPLTLAVRPFDFDTLSIRVFQYASDERLAAALWPALMILTLGLLAATALIPKLSRETDQPSSSG from the coding sequence ATGGCGTTGCTACCGGTGCTCGGACTGGTGGGGGAAGGCCTGCAGGGGCTCAGAAACGGCAACGCCAGCCTCGGCTCCGACGGCGTCAGCCAGTTGCGCGGCACCCTTGTGCTTCTGGTGGGAACCGGCTTAGCCGGAGGTCTGCTCGGAACCGTGAATGGTTGGCTTCTGGCGAACTGCCGCTTCCCTGGTCGGCACTGGCTGCGGATCGCCCAGTTGCTGCCCCTGGCCAGCCCCTCCTATTTGCTGGCCGCCACGCTGGTGGATCTAGGAAGCCTGCATGGCCTACGCATCCATGGCTTGAGCTGGGGTGTGGCCGTAATGGCCCTCAGCACCTACCCCTACGTGTTCTTGCTGAGCACTGAAAGCTTCACCATTTGCGGGCGTCGGCAACTCGAAGCCTGTCGATGCCTCGGTGTCGGGCCCTGGAACAGCTTCCGCCGTATTGCACTGCCCCTGGCCCTGCCGGCCATCGGCGCCGGGATTGCCCTGATGGGGATGGAAGTGGTGAACGACTACGGAGCCGTTCAGCTGCTGGGGATTCCCAGCCTCTCGGCCGGCATCCTTCAGGCCTGGCAGATGGATGGCAATCCCGCGGGTGCCGTCGGGCTGGCACTGATCACCCTCTGCATCGTGATGCTGCTGGTGTTCGGAGAACGGCGCTTGCGCCGGCGCAGCCGCCGTTGGGCCGAGGGCGTCGCCGGCGGTGAATCCCCCGCCTGGCCACTGGAGGGGCTACGGGCTGTGCTGGCTCAGGTGCTCGGGGGCATCCCACCGCTGCTGAGCCTGGGGATTCCCCTGGTCTGGGCGTGCCACAACCTGGGGCAATTGGCCGCTGGTTGGCAACCGGAACTGCTGCTTCTGACGGCGCGCAGCCTTTCCCTTGGCCTCGCTGCCGCGGTGCTCACGGGCCTGGCGGCCTTACTGCTCGCGATCGCCAAGCGTTGGAGTCGCTCCCGATGGCTGGGAAGCGTGACTTTCCTCGCCGGAATGGGCTACGCCATTCCAGGAGCCGTTCTGGCCCTGGCGTTGCTGTTGCTGGGCGGCCCCTGGCAACTCTCGCCGATCCTGCTGCTGCTCTGGGGATACAGCGATCGCTTCCTCGCCGTGGGCAAAGGGGGGCTGGACGCGGCCCTGGAGAGGCTCTCGCCCAATTTGGATGAAGCGGCCACGGGCCTGGGTCTGCGCTGGCCGGCCGTGCTCCGCCGCGTGCACTTACCCCTGCTGCGCGGGCCGCTGCTGGTGGGAAGCCTCCTGGTTTTCGTCGACACCGTGAAGGAACTCCCCCTCACCCTGGCGGTGCGTCCGTTCGACTTCGACACCCTCTCCATCCGGGTGTTTCAGTACGCCAGTGATGAACGCCTCGCCGCCGCCCTCTGGCCGGCCCTGATGATCCTCACCCTGGGATTGCTGGCGGCAACGGCGTTGATTCCCAAGCTCAGTCGGGAAACAGATCAGCCCTCCAGCAGCGGCTGA
- a CDS encoding MFS transporter, with product MSKRSVQAHIEDIPRWEDGAPLASPPLSSMQWLVWSLATAGKFFEGMIVFMQGVGLPLISRDFDLSDLDKGFVTAATLAGILFGALLLGGLADRLGRKPVFIGEMVLLLVALIAAATAPSKEILIGSLFVIGLALGADYPTAHLVISESIPSAIRGRLVLGAFSFQAIGAVLGTAIAAIILSAMPSVNDWRLFFLVPVVPVAAVVWGRFFLPESSHWLVSRGLPEKAEKQLRKLLNRQNLSLASVDRLEEVAPEQRSRDWMKLFRGKYVRATILTSVPWFLQDLSTYGIGIFTPVIIAMAFGEMNQATTVGDLIQNDMIGAKGTALIDVGFLVGIAAAIVLADRWGRIPLQITGFIGCAVGLILASLGGAGGHTNLTLTVAGFLLFQFMTNLGPNATTYLMAGEVFPTKIRGLGAGFAAASGKVGAVLTAFFFPTLIQAWGTEKVLSVLVITSLLGAVITWLYRIEPKGLDMESL from the coding sequence TGGCCAGCCCGCCACTTTCCAGCATGCAATGGCTGGTTTGGTCTCTGGCCACGGCAGGGAAGTTTTTCGAGGGCATGATCGTGTTCATGCAGGGGGTGGGCTTGCCTTTGATCTCCAGAGACTTTGATCTCAGTGATCTCGACAAGGGCTTCGTGACGGCCGCCACCTTGGCCGGCATCCTGTTTGGCGCACTGCTGCTCGGCGGACTGGCGGATCGCCTCGGTCGCAAGCCCGTCTTCATCGGGGAGATGGTGCTGCTGCTTGTGGCGTTGATCGCTGCTGCGACGGCACCGTCCAAGGAGATCCTCATTGGCAGCCTGTTTGTGATCGGTCTGGCGTTGGGCGCCGACTACCCAACGGCGCACCTCGTGATTTCAGAGAGCATCCCCTCCGCCATCCGCGGGCGACTGGTGCTGGGTGCGTTCAGCTTTCAGGCGATCGGCGCGGTATTGGGCACAGCGATCGCGGCGATCATCCTCAGTGCGATGCCCAGCGTGAACGACTGGAGACTCTTTTTTCTGGTGCCGGTCGTTCCTGTGGCGGCGGTGGTGTGGGGGAGGTTTTTCCTGCCGGAAAGCAGTCACTGGTTGGTGAGTCGCGGGTTGCCAGAGAAAGCGGAAAAACAGTTGCGCAAGTTGCTGAACCGTCAGAACCTCTCCCTCGCCAGCGTGGATCGTCTTGAGGAGGTCGCCCCAGAGCAGCGCAGTCGCGATTGGATGAAGTTGTTCCGCGGTAAGTACGTTCGCGCCACCATCCTCACGTCCGTTCCCTGGTTCCTCCAGGATCTCTCCACCTATGGGATCGGCATCTTCACGCCCGTGATCATCGCCATGGCCTTCGGGGAGATGAACCAGGCAACCACCGTGGGTGACCTGATCCAGAACGACATGATCGGGGCCAAGGGCACGGCCTTGATCGATGTGGGCTTCCTCGTGGGGATTGCGGCCGCCATCGTCCTCGCCGACCGTTGGGGGCGTATTCCGCTTCAGATCACTGGCTTTATCGGTTGTGCGGTTGGCTTGATCCTCGCGTCTCTCGGTGGTGCGGGTGGCCACACCAACCTCACCCTCACTGTGGCTGGATTCCTGCTGTTCCAGTTCATGACCAATCTCGGCCCGAATGCCACCACCTATCTGATGGCCGGGGAGGTGTTTCCCACCAAGATCCGTGGGCTCGGCGCCGGTTTTGCTGCGGCATCCGGCAAGGTGGGAGCGGTGCTAACGGCGTTTTTCTTTCCCACACTGATTCAGGCCTGGGGAACAGAGAAGGTGTTGTCCGTTCTGGTGATCACGTCCCTGCTGGGCGCAGTGATCACCTGGCTGTACCGCATCGAACCCAAGGGCCTGGATATGGAGAGCCTCTGA
- a CDS encoding PhoX family phosphatase produces MTLPRRSVLALLGLGAAGLVGSRPRGQTAAAADSALPVSSAWPFKPVPTPLPVDSDGLTAAQQQQVYRRIAVEDRLVVPEGYRADLIAAWGDPMPQGRFGFNNDYLGFVSRGPDEALLTVNFEYISALPWTEGFREVVGRPLPWQQLVAALAPRDGVIDCTALQGNERLLALIRSVSDEAMADLGLGVIAISRNGEGQWVRRSDPVERRVDGLAGWTEPSQRLQSTGPAAAVFRRAERMGYDDGLGDQVIGTFANCAGGTTPWGTVLSAEENFQSQVPEPVYADGSAVSPSERPFVCRQTRLGGLGNVYGLAGNKYGWMVEIDPAAPDTPVRKHTALGRFRHEAVALRAEAGAPLRVYSGCDRRGGHLYRFVSADPVTSPGDRGNSRLLENGELQVAHFHADGTGEWLPLRADAPVRPFLPSRFTQAGLSCPVELPHSDRRRAGAEFFREDAAVQAYAKRFPTLGSLYAGEGELLQGAILVDAHLAARAAGGTPTARPEDTEIDPLTGDLLVAFTSGYPSTTGGPDPAIFRGPNGEAIWGHGWVMRLSDDSARSGEASGGAFRWRMAATGGEPWAGGLGFTNPDNLALDGQGNLWIVTDRSAKSSASDQFGNNSCWFVPRTGDTEAERAACFATGPMECELCGLSLDDQERALFLAIQHPGEVHGARGPRDQEMQVHTLRDRDGGVIEQLRTVAMGSNWPAQAPGRPPRPGVVAVQRRNGQPLLEG; encoded by the coding sequence ATGACCCTGCCTCGCCGTTCCGTTCTTGCGTTGCTGGGTCTTGGAGCTGCCGGTCTGGTGGGATCCCGGCCCCGGGGCCAAACCGCTGCGGCCGCTGATTCGGCACTGCCGGTTTCGTCTGCATGGCCTTTCAAACCGGTGCCGACTCCCCTGCCGGTGGACAGTGATGGGCTGACGGCTGCACAGCAGCAGCAGGTGTACCGGCGCATTGCGGTGGAGGACCGCTTGGTGGTTCCCGAGGGGTATCGCGCCGATTTGATCGCTGCCTGGGGAGATCCGATGCCCCAGGGGCGCTTCGGCTTCAACAACGACTACCTCGGCTTTGTGTCCCGCGGACCGGACGAGGCCTTGCTCACGGTGAATTTCGAATACATCAGTGCCTTGCCCTGGACCGAGGGCTTCCGCGAGGTGGTCGGCCGCCCGCTTCCCTGGCAGCAATTGGTCGCAGCTCTCGCCCCTCGCGATGGGGTGATCGATTGCACCGCCTTGCAGGGCAATGAGCGGTTGCTGGCTCTGATTCGCTCCGTCAGCGATGAAGCCATGGCGGACCTCGGGCTGGGGGTGATCGCCATCAGCCGCAATGGCGAGGGCCAGTGGGTCCGCCGCAGCGATCCAGTGGAGCGCCGGGTGGACGGTCTGGCTGGCTGGACTGAACCCTCCCAGCGCCTGCAAAGCACCGGGCCAGCGGCCGCGGTGTTCCGCCGCGCAGAGCGGATGGGCTACGACGACGGTCTCGGTGATCAGGTGATCGGCACCTTCGCGAACTGTGCCGGTGGCACCACGCCCTGGGGCACGGTGCTCAGTGCGGAGGAGAACTTCCAGTCCCAGGTGCCGGAGCCGGTGTACGCCGATGGCAGCGCGGTGTCTCCCTCTGAACGCCCCTTCGTCTGCCGGCAGACCCGCCTGGGGGGACTGGGCAATGTGTATGGCTTAGCTGGCAACAAGTACGGCTGGATGGTGGAGATCGATCCTGCAGCCCCCGACACGCCCGTGCGCAAACACACGGCGCTGGGGCGTTTCCGCCATGAGGCTGTAGCGCTTCGCGCTGAAGCCGGTGCTCCGCTGCGGGTTTACTCCGGTTGTGATCGCCGGGGCGGCCACCTCTACCGTTTTGTTAGTGCCGATCCGGTCACAAGCCCTGGAGATCGAGGCAATTCGCGGCTGCTTGAGAACGGTGAGTTGCAGGTGGCCCACTTCCATGCGGATGGCACTGGTGAATGGCTTCCTCTGCGTGCGGATGCACCCGTGCGGCCCTTCCTGCCCAGCCGCTTCACCCAGGCTGGCCTGAGTTGCCCGGTGGAGCTTCCCCATTCCGATCGCCGGCGCGCCGGTGCGGAGTTCTTTCGCGAGGACGCCGCGGTGCAGGCTTACGCGAAGCGTTTTCCAACCCTTGGCAGTCTTTATGCGGGGGAGGGAGAACTCCTGCAGGGAGCGATCCTGGTGGATGCCCACCTGGCGGCCCGAGCGGCAGGGGGAACACCCACGGCCCGCCCTGAAGACACGGAGATCGATCCGTTAACGGGAGACCTTCTGGTGGCCTTCACCTCCGGCTACCCCAGCACCACCGGTGGGCCGGACCCCGCCATCTTCCGCGGGCCCAATGGGGAAGCGATCTGGGGCCATGGCTGGGTGATGCGTCTGTCGGATGATTCGGCCCGCAGCGGCGAGGCCAGCGGTGGTGCATTCCGTTGGCGCATGGCGGCCACCGGCGGGGAACCCTGGGCTGGCGGTCTGGGGTTCACCAATCCCGACAACCTGGCGCTTGATGGCCAAGGCAACCTCTGGATCGTGACCGACCGCTCGGCCAAATCTTCAGCGAGCGATCAGTTCGGCAACAACAGCTGCTGGTTTGTGCCCCGAACCGGCGATACCGAGGCCGAACGGGCCGCCTGCTTCGCGACCGGGCCGATGGAGTGTGAGCTCTGCGGCCTGAGTCTGGATGACCAGGAACGGGCCCTGTTTCTGGCCATTCAGCACCCTGGTGAAGTCCACGGTGCCCGTGGGCCCAGGGACCAGGAAATGCAAGTGCACACGTTGCGTGACCGCGATGGAGGGGTGATCGAACAGTTGCGCACGGTGGCGATGGGCTCGAACTGGCCGGCCCAGGCACCTGGACGTCCCCCCCGCCCTGGTGTGGTGGCGGTGCAGCGACGCAACGGTCAGCCGCTGCTGGAGGGCTGA
- a CDS encoding esterase-like activity of phytase family protein, whose protein sequence is METPPTAAQVLPCPLAAGWELLRTIPLPRTGSDGQPMGGFSAAAYDQNDDRLWLLSDAPRGHLVPFSGLRAQVTGRGALRAGPRLLLKDGAGELLPEGFDGEGLVLAGTGAWIVSEGRRTPERRARLQRHSLRNGRLLEERSLPAAWQERPGQGLRANKGPESLMRTPAGDLVLAAEAPLVQDSPLADQDLVPLAVQATDEPPRTLGRIALGPAGAAASRSLGLTELLALDAPPALLALLRSYAPPQRWTAELQVLPLPASPREEAPPLVPSQGWDLLEAGLPADNWEGMAWGPQLDDGRVVLVLVSDDNFNPLQRSWVSLLAPRRGSGCPSGRFQF, encoded by the coding sequence ATGGAGACACCGCCCACGGCTGCTCAGGTGTTGCCTTGTCCACTGGCCGCTGGTTGGGAGCTGCTGCGCACGATTCCACTGCCGCGTACGGGCTCTGATGGACAGCCAATGGGGGGCTTCTCAGCAGCGGCTTATGACCAGAACGATGATCGGCTCTGGCTTCTCAGTGATGCTCCCCGAGGGCATCTGGTGCCGTTCAGCGGTTTGCGGGCCCAGGTGACAGGGAGAGGTGCTCTGCGAGCCGGCCCCCGCTTGCTGCTGAAGGACGGTGCCGGCGAGCTGCTGCCTGAAGGGTTTGATGGTGAAGGCCTGGTGCTCGCCGGAACTGGGGCCTGGATCGTCAGTGAAGGCCGCCGCACCCCAGAGCGGCGCGCGAGGCTGCAGCGTCATTCTTTGCGCAACGGTCGTCTTCTGGAGGAGCGTTCGCTTCCCGCAGCCTGGCAGGAGCGGCCTGGGCAGGGATTGAGGGCCAACAAAGGGCCTGAATCGCTCATGCGCACACCGGCCGGTGATCTGGTTCTGGCTGCCGAAGCTCCTCTGGTTCAGGACAGCCCTCTGGCGGACCAAGACCTTGTGCCACTGGCGGTTCAGGCAACCGATGAGCCGCCGCGCACCCTGGGGCGGATCGCGCTTGGCCCCGCTGGGGCCGCGGCATCCCGCTCACTGGGCCTTACGGAGCTTCTGGCCTTGGATGCTCCACCGGCTTTGCTGGCTCTTCTGCGCAGTTACGCGCCGCCCCAGCGTTGGACTGCGGAGCTGCAAGTGCTGCCCCTGCCCGCGTCCCCTCGGGAGGAAGCGCCGCCCTTGGTCCCGTCCCAAGGCTGGGATTTGCTGGAGGCCGGGTTGCCTGCCGATAACTGGGAAGGGATGGCCTGGGGGCCCCAACTTGATGACGGCCGGGTTGTGCTTGTGCTGGTGAGTGACGACAATTTCAATCCGCTTCAGCGAAGCTGGGTGTCGCTGCTTGCGCCGCGTCGCGGTTCAGGCTGCCCGTCCGGTCGCTTTCAGTTTTGA
- a CDS encoding extracellular solute-binding protein, with protein sequence MRKLPRGLNRGRAAGLPLLLAATTLLAACSQQGQQSEIGVYSGRHYNTDQQLYDRFTAETGIKVKLLEAKDDALIQRLRTEGDTSPADVLILADAARLDQAADLDLFQPVRSNQLDAAVPEALRDPKQRWFGLTRRLRTPMINTASVQAEEVDQYQKLAAPALKGRLCLRNRRSVYNQSLVAFMLDREGEEATAKWIRGMVANLSQPVFSSDTPMIRAVAQNNCGVALANSYYLGRLQAGDKGEADRKLSEAVTVVWPEPVHVNITGGGVTRSSRNPEAATRFLAFLVASENQGGYAAANHEYPIKGMGDDPVLKAWGPFRQADVSAARLGELNSKALELMSANGWQ encoded by the coding sequence ATGCGCAAGCTTCCCCGGGGCTTGAACCGCGGCCGAGCCGCTGGCCTGCCCCTGCTCCTGGCAGCAACAACCCTCCTGGCCGCCTGCAGCCAGCAAGGCCAGCAGTCTGAGATCGGCGTGTATTCCGGCCGTCACTACAACACTGACCAACAGCTCTACGACCGCTTCACCGCCGAAACAGGCATCAAGGTGAAGCTGCTGGAGGCCAAAGATGACGCCTTGATTCAGCGACTGCGCACCGAAGGCGACACCTCACCCGCCGACGTGCTGATTCTTGCTGATGCCGCACGCCTGGATCAGGCGGCCGATCTCGATCTCTTCCAACCTGTGCGTTCCAACCAACTGGATGCGGCGGTCCCTGAAGCGCTGCGCGATCCCAAGCAACGCTGGTTCGGACTCACCCGCAGGCTGCGCACCCCCATGATCAACACCGCCTCGGTGCAAGCCGAAGAGGTGGATCAGTACCAGAAGCTGGCTGCTCCGGCCTTGAAAGGTCGCCTCTGCCTGCGCAACCGCCGCAGCGTGTACAACCAGTCGCTGGTGGCTTTCATGCTCGACCGGGAAGGAGAAGAGGCAACAGCCAAGTGGATCCGCGGCATGGTCGCCAATCTCTCCCAGCCGGTCTTCAGCAGTGACACCCCAATGATTCGGGCCGTGGCACAGAACAATTGCGGTGTGGCGCTCGCCAACAGCTACTACCTCGGACGTCTGCAGGCTGGCGACAAAGGCGAAGCGGACCGCAAGCTCAGTGAAGCGGTGACCGTGGTTTGGCCCGAACCGGTTCATGTGAACATCACCGGCGGCGGCGTGACCCGTTCAAGTCGCAATCCCGAAGCAGCCACCCGCTTCCTGGCCTTCCTGGTCGCCAGCGAAAACCAGGGGGGCTATGCCGCGGCCAACCACGAGTACCCCATCAAGGGCATGGGGGACGATCCCGTGCTCAAGGCCTGGGGCCCCTTCCGCCAGGCTGATGTGTCTGCCGCACGCCTTGGTGAACTGAACAGCAAGGCTCTGGAACTGATGAGTGCCAACGGTTGGCAATGA